One Mytilus trossulus isolate FHL-02 chromosome 5, PNRI_Mtr1.1.1.hap1, whole genome shotgun sequence DNA segment encodes these proteins:
- the LOC134717682 gene encoding uncharacterized protein LOC134717682, producing the protein MTYLRKIHKFRQQGRHIVYLNETWLNTNHVVKGDWLDVPRTSMSVFEPHCKGTHRKVPSGKGTRLIILDVGSSQQGLIPGCGLIFESKTNSSDYHDEMNKEHFTEWFRDTLLPKLPPRSVIVMDNAPYHSHLDPDSRVPNTNSNKLEISAWLEKSNVQYDKKMKKTELLDLVKQKKPQPRYIIDDLASANGHEILRTPPYHCELNPIELVWSYLKGYVARNNSSCNKKGITQLFLEAKSHVDAERWAKFETRVVREFEEKLRKLDGIRDEDVNPVVIDMTDDDSDDSQRTIPYMFSEGEEEGNNENDVDFEDSVPDTTNDADEIVCNTCGSIEPPKSIQKDKYISWFQCDACDQWVHNRCCTKPALVRNVCLRCFSILNHRNLSEPLISPIEDMEQ; encoded by the coding sequence ATGACATATCTTCGTAAGATACATAAGTTTAGGCAGCAAGGGCGTCATATTGTATATCTGAATGAGACTTGGTTGAACACCAATCATGTAGTAAAGGGTGACTGGCTGGATGTTCCCAGGACGTCCATGTCTGTCTTTGAGCCACACTGTAAAGGTACCCATCGGAAAGTACCTTCTGGCAAAGGTACTAGATTGATAATCTTAGATGTTGGCTCTTCTCAACAAGGCCTAATCCCCGGATGTGGTCTTATATTTGAGTCGAAAACCAACAGCTCTGATTATCATGACGAGATGAATAAGGAGCACTTTACAGAGTGGTTCAGAGATACACTTCTCCCTAAACTGCCTCCTCGGTCTGTAATTGTAATGGACAATGCTCCGTATCACAGTCACTTAGATCCTGACTCACGGGTACCAAACACAAACAGCAACAAGTTAGAGATCTCGGCATGGCTGGAGAAGAGCAATGTTCAGTAtgataagaaaatgaaaaagaccgAGCTGCTTGATTTGGTGAAGCAAAAAAAGCCTCAACCTAGGTATATAATAGATGACCTTGCATCAGCTAATGGCCATGAGATTTTACGCACACCTCCTTATCATTGTGAGCTCAATCCCATCGAACTGGTTTGGTCTTACTTAAAAGGCTATGTAGCTAGAAATAATTCTAGTTGCAATAAAAAAGGTATTACTCAGCTTTTTTTGGAGGCCAAGTCCCATGTCGATGCGGAGCGCTGGGCTAAATTTGAGACTCGCGTGGTAAGGGAGTTTGAGGAAAAGCTCAGGAAACTAGATGGTATCAGGGATGAAGACGTCAATCCAGTGGTGATTGACATGACAGACGATGACAGTGATGACAGTCAAAGGACTATTCCTTACATGTTTTCTGAGGGGGAGGAGGAGGGGAACAATGAAAATGACGTTGACTTTGAGGACAGTGTCCCTGATACCACCAATGATGCTGATGAGATTGTGTGCAATACCTGTGGTAGCATTGAACCACCCAAATCCATTCAAAAGGACAAGTATATATCCTGGTTTCAGTGTGATGCTTGCGATCAGTGGGTACACAACAGGTGTTGCACAAAACCTGCTCTTGTGAGGAATGTCTGTCTTCGGTGCTTTTCCATTCTTAACCACCGAAACCTCAGTGAACCACTGATTTCGCCAATTGAAGATATGGAACAGTGA